One window from the genome of Chaetodon trifascialis isolate fChaTrf1 chromosome 20, fChaTrf1.hap1, whole genome shotgun sequence encodes:
- the st8sia3 gene encoding alpha-N-acetylneuraminate alpha-2,8-sialyltransferase ST8SIA3 produces MRCAWVLAVSWSWPVSEPLVRGGWCPQRGRMVRIASALGLVMFSVALLILSLISYVSIKKDFLLSTPRYGPNGGSRISMFHAGFRSQLAMKYLDPAFTPLTNALSEDLQNSSKWSYNSTAFIQLKKEISQYIDIPHNFTLTRGSVRIGQLMHYDYSSHKYVFSIGENFRSLLPETSPILNKHYNVCAVVGNSGILTGSRCGAQIEKFDYVFRCNFAPTEIFKKDVGRRTNMTTFNPSILEKYYNNLLTVQDRNNFFLSLKKLDGAILWIPAFFFHTSATVTRTLVDFFVEHRGQLKVQLAWPGNIMQYINNYWKTKQLSPKRLSTGILMYTLASSMCDQIHLYGFWPFGWDPNTGKELPYHYYDKKGTKFTTKWQESHQLPAEFKLLYKMHMEGLLKLSLSHCA; encoded by the exons ATGCGTTGCGCCTGGGTGCTCGCTGTCTCCTGGTCCTGGCCCGTCAGTGAGCCTCTGGTCCGGGGGGGCTGGTGCCCGCAGCGAGGCAGGATGGTGCGAATAGCCAGCGCGCTGGGGCTCGTCATGTTCAGCGTGGCGCTGCTCATCCTGTCGCTCATCAGCTACGTGTCCATCAAGAAGGACTTCCTGCTCAGCACCCCCAGATACGGACCTAATGGAGGATCCAGGATTTCCATGTTCCACGCAGGGTTTCG CTCCCAGCTTGCGATGAAGTATCTGGATCCAGCTTTCACTCCCCTGACCAATGCTCTCAGCGAGGACCTGCAGAACTCCTCAAAATGGAGCTACAACAGCACTGCTTTTATACAGCTCAA AAAAGAGATCTCTCAGTACATTGACATCCCCCACAACTTCACACTGACACGAGGCTCAGTCCGCATTGGACAGCTGATGCACTATGACTACTCCAGCCACAAGTACGTCTTCTCCATTGGCGAGAACTTCCGCTCGCTCCTCCCTGAGACCTCACCGATCCTCAACAAGCACTATAATGTCTGTGCAGTGGTTGGCAACAGCGGCATCCTAACCGGCTCGCGCTGTGGTGCTCAGATTGAGAAGTTTGACTATGTCTTCCGTTGCAACTTCGCACCTACAGAGATCTTTAAGAAGGACGTTGGGCGACGGACCAACATGACAACCTTTAATCCAAGTATACTGGAGAAATACTACAACAATTTACTGACTGTGCAGGACAGGAACAACTTCTTCCTGAGTTTGAAGAAGCTGGACGGCGCCATCCTCTGGATCCCGGCATTTTTCTTCCACACATCAGCCACAGTGACGAGGACACTGGTCGATTTCTTTGTAGAACATCGAGGTCAGCTGAAGGTCCAGTTGGCCTGGCCTGGAAACATCATGCAGTATATCAACAA TTACTGGAAAACCAAACAGCTGTCGCCGAAGCGCCTGAGCACTGGCATCCTGATGTACACATTGGCGTCCTCCATGTGCGACCAGATCCACCTGTATGGTTTCTGGCCCTTTGGCTGGGACCCTAATACAGGTAAGGAGCTGCCATACCACTACTACGACAAGAAGGGCACCAAGTTCACCACCAAGTGGCAGGAATCCCATCAGCTGCCCGCCGAGTTCAAACTCCTCTACAAGATGCATATGGAGGGACTGCTGAAGCTCAGCCTCTCCCACTGTGCTTAG